The following coding sequences are from one Paenibacillus sp. JDR-2 window:
- a CDS encoding ABC transporter substrate-binding protein encodes MKKTISILTAVTILGLTAACSGGGNANNGAGAGNTQGSGANDAPSNTSADNKPSGAPKKVELKIFLGGLDRFREQFDGYFEKFAEKEKAEKNIEVTFNSEYPGADNAPQILKTRLATGDVPDVFSLHAGNDMPTFYKAGYLTDLSDQPLAGKLIDGIKDLVSMDGKVVAVPMESLSWGYLYNKKIFADLGITPPNTLTEMKAVVQKLKDNKVTPFLLSYKESWIPQLFLPLTVGGLVNSSHPDFMDKMNNDQGSFADIKEMFDIIDLVNANGTDRAFEKGNDDGAADFANGKAAMWVQGTWDADSILKMNDKAEFGVAPLPINDDPASLRINVSVSTALSVPPTSKNKEVAIDLLNFILDDQASNDLYQSLKFNPVSKNHTFKPYPWVEDAAVYVNKGQSYRDPAIPSAVKDESGKALQSYFDKKLSKEDVIKQLDKTWKEANAAAAK; translated from the coding sequence ATGAAGAAAACGATTTCAATCTTGACAGCGGTTACAATACTGGGACTAACGGCGGCCTGCTCCGGTGGAGGCAACGCGAATAACGGAGCGGGAGCCGGAAATACGCAAGGAAGCGGGGCGAACGATGCTCCTTCGAATACGTCGGCCGATAATAAACCTTCGGGAGCGCCGAAGAAAGTCGAGCTGAAGATCTTTCTCGGCGGCCTAGACCGTTTCCGCGAGCAGTTCGACGGCTACTTCGAGAAATTCGCGGAGAAAGAGAAGGCCGAGAAAAATATCGAAGTCACGTTTAACTCCGAATATCCGGGAGCGGATAACGCACCGCAGATTTTGAAAACCCGTCTCGCCACGGGCGACGTACCCGATGTATTCAGCCTGCATGCCGGAAACGATATGCCTACCTTCTACAAAGCCGGCTACCTGACCGACCTGTCCGACCAGCCGCTCGCGGGTAAGTTGATCGACGGCATCAAGGACCTCGTCTCCATGGACGGCAAAGTTGTTGCAGTGCCAATGGAAAGTTTATCGTGGGGCTACTTGTATAACAAAAAGATTTTTGCCGATCTCGGCATCACGCCGCCTAATACGCTCACCGAGATGAAAGCGGTTGTGCAGAAGCTGAAGGACAACAAGGTGACGCCGTTCCTGCTAAGCTACAAGGAAAGCTGGATTCCGCAATTGTTCCTGCCGCTCACGGTAGGAGGTCTCGTCAACAGCAGTCACCCGGACTTCATGGATAAAATGAACAACGACCAAGGCAGCTTCGCGGACATCAAGGAGATGTTCGACATTATCGATCTTGTCAACGCGAATGGCACGGATCGCGCATTCGAGAAAGGCAACGACGATGGCGCGGCCGACTTTGCGAACGGCAAAGCGGCTATGTGGGTACAAGGCACATGGGATGCGGACAGCATCCTGAAGATGAACGACAAGGCGGAATTCGGCGTTGCTCCGCTGCCGATTAACGACGACCCGGCTTCGCTGCGCATCAACGTATCGGTGTCTACGGCTCTGTCCGTACCGCCGACCAGCAAGAACAAGGAAGTCGCGATCGACCTGCTCAACTTCATCCTCGACGACCAAGCGTCGAACGATCTGTACCAAAGCCTGAAATTCAACCCGGTTTCCAAGAACCATACCTTTAAGCCTTACCCTTGGGTAGAAGACGCCGCCGTTTACGTAAACAAAGGCCAGTCCTACAGGGACCCTGCGATTCCATCCGCGGTTAAAGACGAGTCGGGCAAAGCGCTGCAATCCTACTTCGACAAGAAGTTGTCCAAAGAAGACGTCATCAAGCAATTGGACAAGACATGGAAGGAAGCCAACGCGGCAGCCGCCAAGTAA
- a CDS encoding helix-turn-helix domain-containing protein, with product MKAVIIDDEFWTRDSIKRLADWERFGIEQVEEAEEGLSGLRIINEIHPDIVITDMRMRGMDGAELLKKLTEDYPFIRKIVISGFDDFAYTKQAILSRVDEYILKPVQAEELNRALEKAVSELRIARGLHAAQPMDKDLMSVVTEYKEQISRQFQELRAEDVRESFARLETLLRLQANTAPGLHHLLYKHFMLLLDELMAKAGIDSAKALPEQAASFFVTDFTPLGQWIGMLRSSYGAVLEQTIQLRQSKHRIDIEHIRQFINRSFAEPITLESIASLYFVSKEHLSRTFKQATGSTVMDYIVTKRVEEANRLLQSSVSIKNAAEAVGYSDLTYFHRIFKKVTGITPAQARKELAEQ from the coding sequence ATGAAGGCGGTTATCATCGACGATGAATTCTGGACGCGCGACAGCATAAAGCGGCTCGCGGATTGGGAGCGATTCGGAATCGAGCAAGTGGAAGAAGCGGAAGAGGGATTAAGTGGGCTGCGGATCATCAACGAGATCCATCCGGACATTGTTATCACAGACATGCGCATGCGCGGAATGGACGGCGCGGAGCTGCTTAAGAAGCTTACGGAGGATTATCCCTTCATTCGGAAGATCGTCATCAGCGGCTTCGACGATTTCGCGTACACGAAGCAGGCGATCCTCTCCAGAGTGGATGAATATATCCTGAAACCCGTGCAGGCGGAGGAATTGAACCGGGCGCTGGAGAAAGCGGTATCGGAGCTGCGGATCGCGCGGGGTCTTCATGCCGCGCAGCCCATGGACAAGGACCTCATGAGCGTGGTGACCGAATATAAGGAGCAGATCTCGCGGCAGTTTCAGGAGCTGCGGGCCGAGGACGTTCGCGAGTCGTTCGCGAGGCTCGAAACGCTGCTGCGATTGCAGGCAAACACCGCCCCGGGGCTGCATCATTTACTGTATAAGCATTTCATGCTGCTGCTGGACGAACTGATGGCGAAAGCCGGCATCGATTCCGCCAAAGCGCTTCCGGAGCAGGCAGCCTCGTTCTTCGTGACCGACTTCACGCCGCTCGGGCAGTGGATCGGCATGCTCCGATCCTCGTACGGGGCGGTGCTGGAGCAGACGATTCAGCTGCGCCAAAGCAAGCATCGCATCGATATCGAGCATATCCGCCAATTTATCAACCGTTCATTCGCGGAGCCAATCACGCTGGAGTCCATTGCGAGCCTCTACTTCGTCAGTAAAGAGCATCTGTCGCGGACATTCAAGCAGGCAACGGGCTCGACGGTCATGGACTACATCGTGACGAAGCGGGTGGAAGAGGCGAACCGGCTGCTGCAATCCTCCGTATCGATCAAAAACGCGGCGGAAGCCGTCGGGTATTCCGACCTGACCTATTTTCACCGCATTTTTAAGAAAGTGACGGGTATAACGCCCGCGCAGGCGAGAAAAGAATTGGCCGAGCAGTGA
- a CDS encoding cache domain-containing sensor histidine kinase translates to MKTKWVRNTLGGIVRPFQISLRYKLMLLMVLIAVLPLSLVTLFATKTTKHSLASEVIRSNESRMEWAAKYFDEKFDQLQAVSYSLLLDSTLFPNATGGAIQSEGTPSFVNQYTIDKLKSLYSANNKNIAQVALYLKSQNRLYVVDKDAGISTDQLKTPQVDWGAIGQSHESLNLLLNNGQNTFSIVRSMNRFPDREVLGGVRLEVRWKMMNSVLEMIRSESNSEVFVADADGNVMYNPYSERITTDQEMVKAALAEPDGQGYTESKRGFLFYQPSVSGQVWVVKFIPIEYVTEGASSTLNFSLITALAFAIVAIAASVLIAYITTRPIIRLTQSMKAVEIQNFEVDIREPRSDEIGTLERRFNSMLSRIKELIQTEYKATIEKRTAQVKAMQAQINPHFLHNALQAIGGIALSRNVPEINDHVRAISDLFRYTIRMKSDLVTIADELEHARNYLQIQKLRFQSMIEIRIDADEECLGCRIPKFSLQPIVENCFVHGLEGKMDAWTISIRVEKVLDEIEIDIADNGMGIDEARLAEIRRQLSQPADGQENGEGMGISNVNARIKLLFGDEYGLFISSEWNAGTTVKLLIPAQEEGEKT, encoded by the coding sequence ATGAAGACCAAGTGGGTCAGGAATACTTTGGGGGGAATCGTCCGCCCGTTTCAAATCAGTCTTCGGTACAAGCTGATGCTGCTCATGGTGCTGATCGCGGTGCTGCCGCTGTCGCTGGTCACGCTGTTCGCGACGAAGACGACCAAGCATTCGCTCGCTTCGGAGGTTATCCGGTCGAACGAATCGCGGATGGAATGGGCGGCCAAATATTTCGACGAGAAATTCGATCAATTGCAGGCGGTGTCTTATTCGCTGCTTCTTGACAGCACGCTGTTCCCGAACGCAACCGGCGGTGCCATTCAGAGCGAGGGCACACCGTCGTTCGTGAACCAATATACGATCGATAAGCTGAAGTCGTTATACAGCGCCAACAACAAGAACATCGCGCAGGTCGCGCTGTATCTGAAATCGCAAAATCGCCTCTATGTCGTCGACAAGGATGCGGGTATCTCGACCGATCAGTTGAAGACGCCGCAGGTCGACTGGGGGGCAATCGGACAGTCTCACGAGAGCTTGAATTTGCTGCTGAACAACGGGCAGAACACCTTCTCCATCGTGCGGAGCATGAACCGGTTTCCGGACAGGGAGGTGCTCGGGGGCGTCAGGCTCGAGGTAAGGTGGAAAATGATGAACAGCGTGCTCGAGATGATCCGCTCGGAATCGAACAGCGAGGTGTTCGTGGCGGATGCGGACGGCAACGTTATGTATAATCCGTATTCCGAGCGGATCACGACCGATCAGGAGATGGTGAAGGCGGCATTGGCCGAACCGGATGGACAGGGCTATACGGAATCGAAGCGGGGCTTCCTGTTCTATCAGCCGAGCGTGTCGGGCCAAGTCTGGGTCGTGAAATTCATTCCGATTGAATACGTGACCGAAGGCGCATCCTCGACGCTGAACTTCAGCTTGATAACGGCGCTGGCGTTCGCGATCGTGGCGATCGCGGCTTCCGTGCTCATCGCGTATATTACGACACGGCCAATCATCCGGCTGACGCAGTCGATGAAGGCGGTTGAAATCCAGAACTTCGAGGTGGATATCCGTGAACCGAGAAGCGATGAGATCGGCACGCTGGAGCGCAGGTTCAACTCCATGCTGAGCCGGATTAAGGAGTTGATCCAGACGGAGTACAAAGCCACCATCGAGAAACGGACAGCCCAGGTGAAGGCGATGCAGGCGCAGATTAATCCTCATTTTCTGCACAACGCGCTTCAGGCGATAGGAGGCATCGCGCTGTCCCGGAACGTGCCGGAGATCAATGACCATGTCCGCGCGATTAGCGATCTGTTCCGCTATACGATCCGAATGAAATCGGACTTGGTCACGATCGCGGACGAGCTGGAGCATGCCCGGAACTACCTGCAGATTCAGAAACTGCGCTTTCAGAGCATGATCGAGATTCGGATCGATGCGGATGAGGAATGTCTGGGCTGCAGGATTCCGAAGTTTTCGCTTCAGCCGATTGTGGAGAACTGCTTCGTTCACGGACTGGAGGGGAAAATGGATGCCTGGACGATATCCATTCGGGTGGAGAAGGTGCTGGACGAGATTGAAATAGATATCGCCGACAACGGCATGGGCATCGACGAAGCGCGTCTGGCCGAAATTCGCCGTCAGCTCAGCCAGCCGGCGGACGGGCAGGAGAACGGAGAGGGCATGGGAATAAGCAACGTCAACGCGCGGATCAAGCTGCTCTTCGGCGACGAATACGGGCTGTTCATCTCAAGCGAGTGGAATGCGGGAACGACGGTGAAGCTGCTCATCCCCGCGCAAGAAGAGGGGGAGAAGACATGA
- a CDS encoding DMT family transporter produces the protein MKEKMYFVLSMIIFGAVGVFAKFIDISSGKIALFLSLIGALFLLVVFVWTKQKVSWRSVKKNAIALLVASIALSGNWIFLFQAYKETTIANAALSYYFAPVLVVMLSPFVLKEKLSLKKALCIGMALLGLFFILQNGRVETTGHQLLGIGYGLIAAGFYTALTLVNKFIRDLDGLANTLLQLGLSVMILFPFVLFTEGFNLISVTGTKVILILVLGIVHGGIGFYLFFAGMKGLNGQSIAVLSYIDPVTSLLISVLVIGEKMTLQQLIGAVLLLGSIWVGEISGEKRRQRQG, from the coding sequence ATGAAGGAAAAAATGTATTTTGTCTTGTCTATGATCATCTTTGGCGCAGTTGGCGTATTTGCAAAATTTATCGATATTTCTTCTGGCAAAATTGCGTTGTTCCTGAGCTTGATCGGTGCCCTATTTCTGCTTGTCGTCTTTGTATGGACAAAGCAGAAAGTATCGTGGCGCAGCGTAAAAAAGAATGCTATCGCTTTGCTCGTTGCAAGCATCGCTTTAAGCGGAAACTGGATTTTTCTGTTTCAGGCATACAAAGAAACAACGATCGCCAATGCGGCATTAAGCTATTATTTTGCCCCTGTTCTTGTCGTTATGCTCTCCCCTTTCGTTTTGAAAGAAAAGTTGTCGCTCAAAAAGGCGTTATGTATCGGCATGGCTCTACTGGGTTTGTTCTTTATTTTGCAAAACGGCAGGGTGGAAACAACCGGGCACCAACTGCTTGGTATCGGCTACGGACTAATCGCGGCGGGATTCTATACCGCATTGACACTAGTCAACAAGTTTATTCGGGATCTGGACGGGCTGGCCAATACGCTTCTGCAGCTAGGCTTGTCAGTTATGATTCTATTCCCATTCGTACTGTTTACGGAAGGCTTCAATCTTATTTCGGTCACCGGAACCAAGGTTATCCTGATCCTTGTATTAGGTATCGTTCATGGCGGGATTGGTTTCTATCTTTTCTTTGCCGGCATGAAAGGACTAAACGGCCAAAGCATCGCGGTATTGAGTTACATCGACCCCGTGACTTCTTTACTAATCTCAGTCCTGGTTATCGGAGAGAAGATGACATTGCAGCAACTTATCGGCGCTGTCTTGTTACTAGGCTCAATATGGGTAGGAGAAATTAGCGGAGAGAAGAGAAGACAGCGGCAAGGTTGA
- a CDS encoding LysR family transcriptional regulator yields the protein MDKNIQKYLALIKTVEHGSFTKAAEALNYSQSGISRMISDLEAEWRISLLERGRFGVRLTSEGLKVLPYAKNVCSEYQKLQTQIDELHGLQSGLIRIGTFSSVATHWLPNIIKAFRKEYPNIDYELLLGDYTEIESWITEGRVDCGFLRLPTQTELDTIFLEQDKLLVILPENHLLANCDRFPVTALSEDPFMLLEKGAKAEISEIFERCNITPKVQFTTWDDYAVMSMVESGLGISILPELILKRIPYRIVVKELEVPAYREIGLAMKDKESAPLAVKRFLDYLQYRTREKI from the coding sequence ATGGATAAGAATATCCAGAAATATTTAGCTTTAATCAAAACAGTAGAGCATGGGAGCTTTACTAAAGCAGCTGAGGCACTTAACTATTCACAATCGGGGATCAGCCGCATGATCAGCGACTTAGAAGCAGAGTGGAGGATATCTCTTCTCGAACGAGGACGATTCGGCGTACGCCTGACTTCAGAAGGTCTTAAAGTACTTCCATACGCAAAAAATGTGTGTAGTGAATATCAGAAATTGCAAACGCAAATTGACGAATTACACGGACTCCAATCCGGATTAATTCGGATTGGAACCTTTTCAAGTGTAGCTACCCATTGGCTTCCGAATATAATCAAAGCCTTTCGAAAGGAGTATCCGAATATTGACTATGAGCTTTTGCTTGGCGATTATACGGAAATTGAAAGCTGGATTACGGAAGGGCGCGTGGATTGCGGCTTTCTAAGGCTTCCCACACAGACAGAACTGGATACGATTTTTTTGGAGCAGGACAAGCTGCTTGTAATCCTGCCTGAAAATCACCTGCTAGCTAATTGTGATCGTTTCCCTGTCACAGCATTAAGCGAAGACCCCTTTATGCTCTTAGAGAAAGGCGCAAAGGCTGAAATATCGGAAATATTTGAGCGATGCAACATCACACCTAAGGTACAGTTTACGACCTGGGATGATTATGCCGTTATGTCGATGGTGGAAAGCGGCTTAGGCATCAGCATTTTACCGGAGCTTATTTTGAAGCGTATTCCTTACCGAATCGTAGTAAAAGAACTCGAAGTACCTGCCTATCGCGAGATTGGCCTTGCCATGAAAGATAAGGAGTCCGCACCGCTCGCGGTCAAGCGATTTTTAGATTATTTGCAGTACAGGACTCGCGAGAAAATCTAG
- a CDS encoding ABC transporter substrate-binding protein, with translation MVKAGEISKLGMVFTLAAGVLAGCAGNNGNGNVVSDNTGNEQGNETSPVTFSFFSEDPNPNWRDMQDDVGKEITKQTGVTLDAEFAVGDPSQKVALIATSGDYPDLISPKGDLNKMVDAGAMLDLTDLIEKYAPNLKKLFGDQINRLRYSNDDPSIYVIPTYSAVDGQTFVAGGGFELQHRAVKEAGYPEIKTLQDYENVIKSYIEKHPTDENGNKNIGLTLNGDDWHTYISVTNPAAETTGKSGDGEYYIDPKTNEATYHYRTEGEKEYFEWLNHMYNIGLLDKESFVEKNDQYLAKVASGRVIGLIDADWGYADGEKSLKADNKLDQTYGHYSVMLSDAYKDNRFQSTGFMAGWGIGITTSCKDPVRAIKFLDYLASEQAQVLNNWGIEGKQYTLQDGKRVVPEDVQNRIINDNTAFSQESGVGFYSNIGAHYGDGVKDSAGNYYTKNFPEQIVSTYTSADKETLKAYNAATWKDLFPQEDQFPVKAWGAAWNITVPGDDEVTILTNKMKDITWKQIPRIVMAKPEDFAKMWDGYQKELLDAGVEKMEKGFTKYVQDRVKLWSE, from the coding sequence ATGGTAAAAGCAGGGGAAATCTCGAAGCTGGGCATGGTCTTTACGCTCGCGGCAGGTGTGTTGGCCGGATGTGCGGGAAATAACGGCAATGGCAATGTTGTAAGCGATAACACGGGAAACGAGCAGGGTAATGAAACCTCACCGGTCACCTTCTCGTTCTTCAGCGAGGATCCCAATCCCAACTGGAGAGATATGCAGGATGATGTAGGCAAAGAGATCACCAAGCAGACAGGCGTTACGCTTGATGCCGAGTTTGCGGTTGGCGATCCTTCACAAAAAGTAGCTCTCATCGCGACCAGCGGGGATTATCCCGATCTTATCAGCCCCAAAGGGGATTTGAACAAAATGGTCGATGCGGGGGCTATGCTTGATCTGACGGATTTGATCGAGAAATATGCCCCAAATCTCAAGAAGCTGTTTGGCGATCAAATTAATCGGTTGCGCTATAGCAACGACGATCCGTCTATCTATGTGATCCCGACCTATTCGGCCGTTGACGGCCAAACGTTTGTGGCGGGAGGCGGATTCGAGCTGCAGCACCGCGCGGTGAAGGAAGCGGGTTACCCTGAAATCAAGACTCTGCAAGATTACGAGAATGTCATCAAATCCTATATAGAGAAGCACCCGACGGATGAAAACGGGAATAAAAATATTGGACTCACTCTTAACGGGGATGATTGGCATACCTATATTTCCGTTACCAACCCGGCAGCGGAAACGACCGGCAAGTCAGGGGACGGCGAGTATTACATTGATCCGAAAACGAATGAAGCAACCTATCATTACCGTACGGAAGGCGAGAAAGAGTATTTCGAGTGGCTGAACCATATGTATAATATAGGGCTGCTGGACAAAGAAAGCTTCGTAGAGAAGAATGACCAGTACCTGGCGAAGGTAGCTTCCGGTCGGGTAATCGGTTTGATCGACGCGGATTGGGGGTATGCGGACGGCGAGAAATCTCTGAAGGCAGACAATAAGCTTGACCAAACCTACGGGCATTACTCGGTTATGTTATCGGACGCTTATAAAGATAACCGCTTCCAGTCTACGGGCTTTATGGCTGGCTGGGGCATCGGCATTACCACATCCTGCAAAGATCCGGTAAGAGCAATTAAATTCCTGGATTATCTGGCTTCTGAGCAAGCTCAGGTTCTTAACAATTGGGGAATTGAAGGTAAACAATATACATTGCAGGATGGTAAACGTGTAGTTCCGGAGGACGTTCAGAACCGTATTATTAACGATAATACAGCTTTTAGTCAAGAATCCGGCGTAGGCTTCTATTCTAATATCGGCGCGCATTACGGTGACGGCGTCAAAGATTCCGCGGGCAATTATTATACGAAAAATTTCCCTGAGCAAATCGTGAGCACGTACACAAGCGCCGATAAGGAAACACTCAAGGCGTATAACGCTGCAACCTGGAAAGACCTGTTCCCGCAAGAGGATCAGTTTCCGGTGAAGGCATGGGGAGCGGCTTGGAATATAACCGTGCCTGGCGATGATGAAGTGACTATTCTTACCAATAAGATGAAGGACATTACATGGAAGCAGATTCCGCGGATTGTTATGGCGAAGCCGGAGGACTTCGCTAAGATGTGGGACGGCTACCAGAAGGAACTGCTGGATGCAGGTGTCGAGAAGATGGAAAAAGGTTTTACGAAGTATGTTCAAGACCGCGTAAAGCTTTGGAGTGAATAG
- a CDS encoding carbohydrate ABC transporter permease yields MKVRISLTNRLFDVIVYLVISLVAVCTLYPFLNVLAISLNDSTDTVRGGITVFPRHLTFDNYSLIFSFAGLLTGLKISVLRTLAGTVLGLISSSMLAYVLSRAEFDGRKFLSMFLALTMYVSGGLIPFYLLMRDMHLIGTFWVYVLPGLVSAFNVFIIRSFIDGLPYALQESAKLDGANDFTIYWRVILPLLLPALATVALFLAVGQWNSWFDTYLYNGSKEHLTTLQFELMKVLQSTQVGSNGQEVNGMNMNQVMNRISPESVKMAITIIVTVPILLVYPFLQRYFVTGMTLGAVKS; encoded by the coding sequence CTACCTCGTGATTTCGCTGGTAGCGGTCTGTACCCTTTATCCGTTCCTGAATGTGCTGGCTATCTCCCTTAATGATTCAACCGACACGGTAAGGGGAGGCATTACGGTTTTTCCCCGTCACCTGACGTTTGACAATTATTCGCTTATTTTCTCGTTCGCAGGGCTGCTTACCGGACTCAAGATTTCGGTGCTGCGGACCTTGGCCGGTACGGTATTGGGGCTTATCAGTTCTTCCATGCTGGCTTACGTGCTAAGCCGGGCGGAATTCGACGGACGTAAATTTTTATCCATGTTCCTTGCGCTAACGATGTATGTATCGGGCGGTCTTATTCCTTTTTACCTTCTGATGCGCGATATGCATCTTATCGGGACGTTCTGGGTGTATGTGCTGCCCGGACTCGTAAGCGCATTCAATGTATTTATCATTCGTTCGTTTATCGACGGGCTGCCGTATGCTCTTCAGGAATCGGCCAAGCTGGACGGAGCCAATGATTTCACAATCTACTGGCGTGTCATTCTTCCTTTATTGCTGCCCGCACTGGCAACGGTTGCGCTGTTCCTGGCGGTTGGCCAATGGAATTCCTGGTTCGATACGTATTTGTACAACGGCTCGAAGGAGCATTTGACCACGCTGCAGTTCGAGTTAATGAAAGTGCTGCAGAGCACTCAGGTGGGAAGCAACGGTCAAGAGGTTAACGGGATGAACATGAATCAAGTGATGAACAGAATTTCTCCGGAATCGGTCAAAATGGCGATCACGATCATTGTTACGGTTCCGATTCTTCTGGTCTATCCGTTTCTGCAGCGGTATTTCGTTACGGGGATGACGCTGGGCGCGGTGAAAAGCTGA